One Pseudomonas syringae CC1557 genomic window, CCAAGTAAGTGATTCAACCCGTACACCCCTGTCATCAGCCGCGATATCGGCTCGGTGACAGGGGCTTTTCCTTGTGAGTGGCCTCAACATGACTGAAAACACCCAATACCTGTCCGCGAATGTCTCCGCTGGTGAGTCCGAGGGCGAGAAGCGCGCCAAACGGGATCATCGTCATGACCTGTGGTTCAAGCGTTCATTGCAAGCTGCAGCGATGCTGGTGCTTGCTTTGCTGGGTTGTATTGCCCTGTCGACCCTTTGGGGTGGCAGCCTGGCATTCCAGACGTTCGGCTTCGAGTTTCTGACCAGTACCGAGTGGGACGTGAACGCCGGCAAGTTCGGCGCATTGGTTCCGATCTACGGTACTCTGGTTACCTCTTTTCTGGCGTTGTTGATCGCCGTTCCGGTGAGCTTCGGCATCGCAATTTTCCTGACCGAAGTGGCTCCGCCATGGCTGCGCATGCCGATTGCCTCTGCAATCGAACTGTTGGCCGGTATTCCTTCGATCATCTACGGCATGTGGGGGCTGTTTGTGTTTGGTCCGTTCATGGCTGAACACCTGTCGCCATGGATCACCGAAAACCTCGGCGCGCTGCCGCTGATTGGCCCGATGTTCCAGGGTCCGCCGCTGGGCATCGGCATGCTGACCGCCGGTATCGTGCTGGCAATCATGATCACGCCTTTCATTACCTCGGTGATGCAGGAAGTTTTCCGTACCGTACCTGTGGCGCTGAAAGAGTCGGCCTACGCGTTGGGCGGCACTACCTGGGAAGTGGTCTGGGACATCGTGCTGCCTTACACCCGTTCGGCAGTGGTCGGTGGCATTTTCCTCGGCCTGGGACGCGCGCTCGGCGAAACCATGGCGGTGACCTTCGTTCTGGGCAACGCTCACCAATTCTCTGCGTCGCTGATGATGCCAAG contains:
- the pstC gene encoding phosphate ABC transporter permease subunit PstC, with product MTENTQYLSANVSAGESEGEKRAKRDHRHDLWFKRSLQAAAMLVLALLGCIALSTLWGGSLAFQTFGFEFLTSTEWDVNAGKFGALVPIYGTLVTSFLALLIAVPVSFGIAIFLTEVAPPWLRMPIASAIELLAGIPSIIYGMWGLFVFGPFMAEHLSPWITENLGALPLIGPMFQGPPLGIGMLTAGIVLAIMITPFITSVMQEVFRTVPVALKESAYALGGTTWEVVWDIVLPYTRSAVVGGIFLGLGRALGETMAVTFVLGNAHQFSASLMMPSSSIASVIANEFNEAYTDLHRSALIALGFLLFIVTFIVLALARLMLSRLSRKEGL